A genome region from Geminicoccus roseus DSM 18922 includes the following:
- a CDS encoding EAL domain-containing protein, with protein sequence MATIAATGIESTAAPWDEKSSPGDAARLLVVIEPAGGSIARLGDLLDHLPAQSGIAWLLLVPPWLEIRPEQTLSWRSALHALRDQEIIRPDVLSSFADPEEIAIEAGCWLRHSRRTRRNDRPDFLATMPAGMRIAHLLVGSAAARDGSRLARAVREAGGLSGWEDGGMLRVAGEHGVVASLPLTAVGDWLAREWGAGEEAMFRPGLYEGAGTPWQATVDPATVSQTTLERLAGRQGMSACLIDSDDRLQRVFGDHLFLGSNQGGRPISSLPESMHAPVAEVLEATRRSGAVQRLLQLPFDDPNATIRFVDMVFAPLESPEASRPHVLVLAVPSHRVTPPPDGLPGLLSPVGAEEARSAELAGQLSASRLYLKAAVERLELGNARLQTAFDDLKEAHAELEAYAADLQALTEELVRVDRAHRQKITELEQLTGDITGLLDAIDVGVVFVDMDLRVRRCAPIAARMLRLDDPAEGRLLSEVMAGLGGVDLVPMISQTLREGSPAEVEISAWGGSRCLVRVLAHQGGQGGITGAVVTLIDVTAYREAEAGRAASEERWRRLVDTAPDAILMHEAGVIGLANRSALRILATSSADDLIGRRLMELIAPEGRTAVERQLAQAAAEGIVAEPASTAIMTLTGRRIEVEITTSALSDDSRQAFQTVLRDVTDRRRAEAEIKRLVHHDGLTGLPNRTLLLDRLETAMARATRDGRHGALMLLDLDQFKDVNDTLGHPAGDRLLQIVARRLRSTLRSTDTLARLGGDEFAIVQTDLAANGGASGAAILAQKALDAIAEPITIDDHDLFITSSLGVTLFPVDANGADQLIKNADLALYRAKAEGGHRFQFFLEQMNAEVLQKKSLERELRRAIERGELSLVYQPQYPAEGGRPLGAEALVRWTHPERGPIPPKTFIPVAESTGLIRALGRWVLEEACRAIRRSVDAGQEIGIGVNLSAAQLRHGDFVAHLHKLLLDTGVRPDLLEIEITESLLFEPSNDSIAEMLRRIAHLGVRLAVDDFGTGYSSLAYLKRFPVHKIKIDQSFVRDIGRDSDDDMIVAAMVNLAHSLGKRVIAEGVETERQLQFLRGLGCDEVQGYVLARPMPEADLARLLAAG encoded by the coding sequence ATGGCCACGATCGCTGCGACGGGCATCGAATCGACCGCGGCTCCCTGGGATGAGAAATCCTCCCCCGGCGATGCCGCCCGCCTGCTGGTGGTCATCGAACCGGCCGGGGGATCGATTGCCCGGCTGGGCGACCTGCTGGACCATCTTCCGGCCCAGAGCGGGATAGCCTGGCTGCTGCTGGTGCCGCCCTGGCTGGAGATCCGCCCGGAGCAGACCCTTTCCTGGCGCTCCGCCCTGCACGCCCTACGCGACCAGGAGATCATCCGGCCGGACGTCCTGTCGAGCTTCGCCGACCCGGAGGAAATCGCGATCGAAGCCGGCTGCTGGCTGCGACACAGCCGCAGGACCCGGCGCAACGACCGGCCGGACTTCCTGGCGACGATGCCGGCCGGGATGCGGATCGCCCATCTGCTGGTCGGGTCCGCCGCGGCGCGGGATGGCAGCCGGCTGGCCCGCGCGGTGCGCGAGGCCGGCGGCCTGTCCGGCTGGGAGGATGGCGGGATGCTGCGCGTCGCCGGCGAGCATGGCGTGGTCGCCAGCCTGCCGCTCACGGCGGTGGGCGACTGGCTGGCCCGGGAATGGGGTGCCGGCGAAGAAGCGATGTTCCGCCCCGGCCTCTACGAGGGGGCCGGCACGCCCTGGCAGGCCACGGTCGATCCGGCGACGGTCAGTCAGACGACCCTGGAGCGGCTGGCCGGGCGGCAGGGCATGTCGGCCTGCCTGATCGATTCGGACGACCGGCTGCAGCGCGTGTTCGGCGACCATCTGTTTCTCGGCTCGAACCAGGGGGGCAGGCCGATCTCCTCCCTGCCGGAATCCATGCACGCCCCGGTGGCCGAGGTCCTGGAGGCGACCCGCCGCAGCGGGGCGGTGCAGCGCCTGCTGCAGCTGCCGTTCGATGATCCGAACGCCACCATCCGCTTCGTCGACATGGTGTTCGCGCCGCTGGAATCGCCCGAGGCCAGCCGTCCGCATGTCCTGGTCCTGGCAGTCCCCTCGCACCGCGTCACGCCCCCGCCCGACGGCCTGCCCGGCCTGCTCTCGCCGGTCGGCGCCGAGGAGGCCCGCAGCGCCGAGCTTGCCGGCCAGCTCAGCGCCTCGCGCCTCTACCTCAAGGCCGCGGTGGAGCGGCTGGAGCTGGGCAACGCCCGGCTGCAGACCGCGTTCGACGACCTCAAGGAGGCCCATGCCGAGCTGGAGGCCTATGCGGCCGACCTGCAGGCGCTCACCGAGGAGCTGGTGCGGGTCGACCGCGCCCACCGCCAGAAGATCACCGAGCTGGAGCAGCTCACCGGCGACATCACCGGCCTGCTCGACGCGATCGATGTCGGCGTGGTGTTCGTCGACATGGACCTGAGGGTGCGGCGCTGCGCGCCGATCGCGGCCCGGATGCTGCGCCTGGACGACCCGGCGGAAGGCCGGCTCCTGTCCGAGGTCATGGCCGGGCTGGGCGGGGTCGACCTGGTCCCGATGATCTCGCAGACGCTGCGCGAAGGCAGCCCGGCCGAGGTCGAGATCAGCGCCTGGGGCGGCAGCCGCTGCCTGGTCAGGGTCCTCGCCCATCAGGGCGGCCAGGGCGGAATCACCGGCGCGGTGGTCACGCTGATCGACGTCACCGCGTATCGCGAGGCGGAGGCCGGCCGGGCCGCCTCCGAGGAGCGCTGGCGGCGGCTGGTCGACACCGCGCCCGACGCGATCCTCATGCACGAGGCCGGGGTGATCGGCCTGGCCAACCGCTCGGCCCTGCGGATCCTGGCCACCAGCTCCGCGGACGACCTGATCGGGCGCCGGCTGATGGAGCTGATCGCCCCGGAGGGCCGGACCGCGGTGGAGCGGCAGCTTGCCCAGGCGGCTGCCGAGGGCATCGTCGCCGAGCCGGCCTCCACCGCGATCATGACCCTGACCGGCCGGCGCATCGAGGTGGAGATCACCACCTCGGCGCTCAGCGACGACAGCCGGCAGGCCTTCCAGACCGTGCTGCGCGACGTCACCGACCGGCGCCGGGCGGAGGCCGAGATCAAGCGCCTGGTCCACCATGACGGGCTGACCGGCCTGCCCAACCGCACCCTGCTGCTCGACCGGCTGGAGACCGCGATGGCGCGCGCCACTCGCGACGGCCGCCACGGCGCGCTCATGCTGCTCGACCTCGACCAGTTCAAGGACGTCAACGACACGCTGGGCCATCCCGCCGGCGACCGGCTCCTGCAGATCGTGGCCCGCCGCCTGCGCTCCACCCTGCGCAGCACCGACACGCTGGCCAGGCTCGGCGGCGACGAGTTCGCGATCGTGCAGACCGACCTTGCCGCCAATGGCGGGGCGAGCGGCGCGGCGATCCTGGCGCAGAAGGCGCTGGATGCGATCGCCGAGCCGATCACCATCGACGACCACGACCTGTTCATCACCTCGTCCCTGGGCGTGACCCTGTTCCCGGTGGACGCCAACGGCGCCGACCAGCTCATCAAGAACGCCGACCTGGCGCTCTACCGGGCCAAGGCCGAGGGCGGCCACCGCTTCCAGTTCTTCCTGGAGCAGATGAACGCCGAGGTGCTGCAGAAGAAGTCGCTGGAACGCGAGTTGCGGCGCGCCATTGAGCGCGGCGAGCTGTCGCTCGTGTACCAGCCGCAATACCCGGCCGAGGGCGGCCGGCCGCTCGGCGCCGAGGCGCTGGTGCGCTGGACCCATCCCGAGCGCGGCCCGATCCCGCCCAAGACCTTCATCCCGGTCGCCGAATCCACCGGCCTGATCCGCGCGCTCGGCCGCTGGGTGCTGGAGGAAGCCTGCCGGGCGATCCGGCGCAGCGTCGATGCCGGCCAGGAGATCGGGATCGGGGTGAACCTGTCGGCGGCGCAGCTCCGCCACGGCGACTTCGTGGCCCATCTGCACAAGCTGCTGCTGGACACCGGGGTGCGCCCGGACCTTCTGGAGATCGAGATCACCGAAAGCCTGCTGTTCGAGCCCTCCAACGATTCCATCGCCGAGATGCTGCGCCGGATCGCGCATCTGGGCGTGCGGCTCGCGGTGGACGATTTCGGCACCGGCTACAGCTCGCTCGCCTACCTGAAGCGCTTCCCGGTCCACAAGATCAAGATCGACCAGTCCTTTGTCCGCGACATCGGCCGGGACAGCGACGACGACATGATCGTGGCGGCGATGGTCAACCTCGCCCACAGCCTGGGCAAGCGGGTGATCGCCGAGGGCGTGGAGACCGAGCGCCAGCTCCAGTTCCTGCGCGGGCTCGGCTGCGACGAGGTGCAGGGCTACGTGCTGGCCCGGCCGATGCCCGAGGCCGACCTCGCCCGGCTGCTGGCCGCCGGTTGA
- a CDS encoding ROK family protein, with the protein MTTLVIDVGGNNVKLRREGDQERRKTPSGADYRPEQLIEDVARLTQDWTFTRISMGCPGPVADNRIVRPLVNLGPGWTEFDFSAAFGKPVRMVNDAVMQAIGSYNGGKMLFLGLGTGLGNTLIVDGTVIGMELGHLPYRKDRTYEDYVGNRGLEQRGRPRWEGHVHRVVQLFREAFVVDDVVLGGGNARKLKKLPEGCRFGDNDNAFIGGFRLWDDQA; encoded by the coding sequence ATGACGACGCTCGTGATCGATGTCGGCGGCAACAACGTCAAGTTGCGTCGCGAGGGAGACCAAGAACGTCGCAAGACGCCCAGCGGCGCGGATTACCGGCCGGAGCAGCTGATCGAGGACGTGGCCCGGCTGACCCAGGACTGGACGTTCACCCGGATCTCGATGGGCTGTCCGGGGCCCGTCGCCGACAACAGGATCGTCCGGCCCCTGGTCAATCTCGGCCCCGGCTGGACCGAGTTCGACTTTTCGGCGGCCTTCGGCAAGCCGGTGCGGATGGTCAACGACGCGGTGATGCAGGCGATCGGGTCCTACAACGGCGGCAAGATGCTGTTCCTGGGCCTGGGCACCGGGCTCGGCAACACGCTGATCGTCGACGGCACGGTGATCGGCATGGAGCTGGGCCACCTGCCCTACCGCAAGGACCGAACCTACGAGGACTATGTCGGCAATCGCGGCCTGGAGCAGCGCGGCCGGCCGCGCTGGGAGGGCCATGTGCACCGGGTCGTCCAGCTGTTCCGCGAAGCCTTCGTGGTCGACGACGTGGTTTTGGGCGGCGGCAACGCGCGCAAGCTCAAGAAGCTGCCCGAGGGCTGCCGGTTCGGCGACAACGACAACGCCTTCATCGGCGGTTTCCGGCTGTGGGACGACCAGGCGTGA
- a CDS encoding SPFH domain-containing protein, translated as MEFGGSIVVLVILAVVIVLILMGVRSVSQGEEWTVERFGRYTRTLSPGLNLILPLIDRIGARLSVMEQVLDVPSQEVITRDNAMVTADGVVFYQVLDVARAAYEVADLRNAILNLTMTNIRTVMGSLDLDEVLSKRDVINTRLLSIVDEATQPWGVKVTRIEIKDIRPPADLVNSMARQMKAEREKRAAILEAEGLRAAAILRAEGMKQAAVLEAEGRRDAAMRDAEARERLGQAEAEATRLLSAAIGEGGVQAANYYVAQKYIEAFAKFASSPNQKTLILPMEATAAMGSLAGIAELARDALATDRPAPAAPWGPRPAEGG; from the coding sequence ATGGAATTTGGCGGTTCGATCGTGGTGCTGGTGATCCTGGCGGTCGTGATCGTCCTGATCCTGATGGGGGTGCGCTCGGTCAGCCAGGGCGAGGAATGGACCGTGGAGCGCTTCGGCCGCTACACCCGCACCCTCTCGCCCGGCCTGAACCTGATCCTGCCCCTGATCGACCGGATCGGCGCCAGGCTCAGCGTGATGGAGCAGGTCCTGGACGTGCCCTCCCAGGAGGTGATCACCCGCGACAACGCGATGGTCACCGCCGACGGCGTGGTGTTCTACCAGGTGCTGGACGTGGCGCGCGCCGCCTACGAGGTCGCCGACCTGCGCAACGCCATCCTCAACCTGACCATGACCAACATCCGCACGGTGATGGGCTCGCTCGACCTGGACGAGGTCTTGAGCAAGCGCGACGTGATCAACACCCGCCTGCTCTCGATCGTCGACGAGGCGACCCAGCCCTGGGGGGTCAAGGTCACCCGGATCGAGATCAAGGACATCCGCCCGCCGGCCGACCTGGTCAACAGCATGGCAAGGCAGATGAAGGCCGAGCGGGAGAAGCGCGCCGCGATCCTGGAGGCGGAAGGGCTGCGCGCCGCGGCGATCCTGCGCGCCGAGGGCATGAAGCAGGCGGCGGTGCTGGAGGCCGAGGGCCGGCGCGACGCGGCGATGCGCGACGCCGAGGCGCGCGAGCGGCTGGGCCAGGCCGAGGCCGAGGCGACCCGGCTGCTGTCGGCGGCGATCGGCGAGGGCGGCGTGCAGGCGGCCAACTACTACGTCGCCCAGAAATACATCGAGGCGTTCGCCAAGTTCGCCAGCTCGCCCAACCAGAAGACCCTGATCCTGCCGATGGAGGCGACCGCGGCGATGGGCTCGCTCGCCGGCATCGCCGAGCTGGCAAGGGATGCCCTGGCGACGGACCGGCCCGCCCCCGCCGCGCCCTGGGGACCGCGCCCGGCCGAGGGCGGCTGA
- a CDS encoding NfeD family protein, whose amino-acid sequence MQAWQWLVLGGVLLLLELATPAFFFAWLALGALVTAALAWLVPQLIWQVQALVFALAAGVAVLAWFRFRPRPAPTAEPGLNRRAAALIGTSLTLDRPIEHGHGRARVGDSTWPVQGPDLPAGSRVVVLAVDGNRLLVAPPS is encoded by the coding sequence ATGCAGGCATGGCAATGGCTGGTGCTGGGCGGGGTCCTGCTCCTGCTGGAGCTGGCGACGCCGGCGTTCTTCTTCGCCTGGCTGGCGCTCGGCGCCTTGGTCACCGCCGCCCTGGCCTGGCTGGTCCCGCAGCTGATCTGGCAGGTCCAGGCCCTGGTGTTCGCCCTGGCCGCGGGCGTCGCCGTGCTTGCCTGGTTCCGCTTCCGGCCAAGGCCGGCGCCCACCGCGGAGCCCGGGCTCAACCGCCGTGCCGCCGCCCTGATCGGCACCAGCCTCACCCTGGACCGCCCGATCGAGCATGGCCATGGCCGGGCCAGGGTCGGCGATTCCACCTGGCCCGTGCAGGGTCCGGATCTGCCCGCCGGCAGCCGGGTGGTGGTCCTGGCCGTGGACGGCAACCGGCTGCTGGTGGCGCCACCGAGCTGA
- a CDS encoding ATP-binding protein, with translation MKSSRPSSFSFLAGGGIMADLIRQKDWSATPLGPIETWPSALRTSLGVSLHSRFPVCIYWGQEMRLLYNDAWSSIPGDKHPWALGRPAHEAWPDIWDVIGPMFNRIMDTGVAVHTEDGLLAMRRHGYTEECYFNYNVSPIYGDEGVIGLFNAVIETTYQVLAERRSRLLRQLSDNTQQARSLREVCTRAAEAIRTDPADLPFCLFYLLDGDGQARLAASAGVAAGSALAPGSLDPSGPDGFWSLAAARAQPDGVLDRFAERRGQPLVLEPWPEPVEQALVLSIPNSARSDEQIGFLVAGISPRRALDDPYRAFIHHIADHVAARQAAMEVLEQERRQSELLERRVEERTRERDRIWRVSRDLLLVADAQGRFVATNPAWQLLLGWSEEELLGRDSAWLNHPDDVEPTRAEIARLAAGHTAFNFENRFRHKDGHYRSFAWTAALDEGLIYAVARDITDEKAAAEALQEVQDQLRQSQKMEAIGQLTGGIAHDFNNLLQGITGSLDLVQRRIAQGRTDDVGRFLTGAMTSANRAAALTHRLLAFSRRQPLDPRPLQVNPLLASMENLIRRTIGEAIELELVLAGGLWPTVCDANQLEAAILNLVINARDAMPKGGRLTIETCNVELDGRFAAHGRGVTPGDYVAIAVTDTGCGMAPEVVERAFDPFFTTKPMGQGTGLGLSMIYGFARQSEGYARIYSEIGRGTTVKLFLPRRQDAQEPPEESPHEPAPPADVDRGVVLVVEDEAIVRALVVELLGDMGFRVREFAEAQGALDLLQGGERVDLLVTDIGLPGMNGRQLADAARMARPELKILFMTGYAENAMISSGFLTAGMAMITKPFAMEVMANRVREIMNGQR, from the coding sequence ATGAAGTCTTCTCGGCCATCGTCGTTCAGCTTCCTGGCGGGCGGCGGGATCATGGCCGATCTCATCCGGCAGAAGGACTGGAGCGCCACCCCGCTCGGGCCGATCGAGACGTGGCCGTCGGCGCTGCGCACCTCGCTGGGCGTCAGCCTGCACTCCCGCTTCCCGGTCTGCATCTACTGGGGCCAGGAGATGCGGCTGCTGTACAACGACGCCTGGAGCTCGATCCCCGGCGACAAGCATCCCTGGGCGCTGGGCCGCCCGGCGCACGAGGCATGGCCGGACATCTGGGACGTGATCGGCCCGATGTTCAACCGGATCATGGACACCGGCGTCGCCGTCCACACCGAGGACGGCCTCCTGGCGATGCGCCGCCACGGCTACACCGAGGAATGCTACTTCAACTACAATGTCAGCCCGATCTATGGCGACGAGGGCGTGATCGGCCTGTTCAACGCGGTGATCGAGACGACCTATCAGGTTCTGGCCGAGCGTCGCTCCAGGCTGCTGCGCCAGCTGAGCGACAACACCCAGCAGGCCCGCAGCCTGCGCGAGGTCTGCACCCGCGCGGCCGAGGCCATCCGGACAGATCCGGCCGACCTGCCGTTCTGCCTGTTCTACCTCCTGGACGGGGACGGCCAGGCGCGGCTGGCCGCCTCGGCGGGCGTGGCCGCCGGCAGCGCCCTGGCTCCGGGGTCCCTGGATCCTTCCGGCCCCGACGGCTTCTGGTCGCTGGCCGCCGCCCGGGCGCAGCCGGACGGGGTGCTCGACCGGTTCGCGGAGCGGCGCGGCCAGCCTCTGGTGCTGGAGCCCTGGCCGGAGCCGGTGGAGCAGGCGCTGGTCCTGTCCATCCCCAACAGCGCCCGCAGCGACGAGCAGATCGGCTTCCTGGTCGCTGGCATCAGCCCCCGCCGCGCCCTGGACGATCCGTACCGGGCCTTCATCCACCACATCGCCGATCATGTCGCCGCCCGTCAGGCCGCGATGGAGGTGCTGGAGCAGGAGCGTCGCCAGAGCGAGCTTCTGGAGCGCCGGGTGGAGGAACGCACCCGCGAGCGCGACCGGATCTGGCGGGTCTCCCGCGACCTGCTGCTGGTGGCCGACGCGCAGGGGCGTTTCGTCGCGACCAACCCGGCCTGGCAGCTCCTGCTGGGCTGGAGCGAGGAGGAACTGCTCGGCAGGGATTCGGCATGGCTGAACCATCCGGACGACGTGGAGCCGACCCGCGCCGAGATCGCCCGGCTGGCCGCCGGCCACACCGCCTTCAACTTCGAGAACCGGTTCCGCCACAAGGACGGCCATTACCGCAGCTTCGCCTGGACGGCGGCGCTGGACGAGGGGCTGATCTATGCGGTCGCCCGCGACATCACCGACGAGAAGGCCGCGGCCGAGGCCCTGCAGGAAGTCCAGGACCAGCTGCGCCAGTCGCAGAAGATGGAGGCGATCGGCCAGCTCACCGGCGGGATCGCCCATGACTTCAACAACCTGCTGCAGGGCATCACCGGATCGCTCGACCTGGTGCAGCGCCGGATCGCCCAGGGCCGGACCGACGATGTCGGGCGCTTTCTGACCGGGGCGATGACCTCGGCCAACCGTGCCGCCGCGCTGACCCACCGGCTGCTGGCCTTCTCCCGCCGCCAGCCGCTCGACCCGCGCCCGCTGCAGGTGAACCCGCTGCTGGCCTCCATGGAGAACCTGATCCGGCGGACCATCGGCGAAGCGATCGAGCTGGAGCTGGTTCTGGCCGGCGGGCTGTGGCCCACGGTGTGCGACGCCAACCAGCTGGAGGCGGCGATCCTGAACCTGGTGATCAACGCCCGCGACGCGATGCCAAAGGGCGGCCGGCTGACCATCGAGACCTGCAATGTCGAGCTGGACGGCCGGTTCGCCGCCCATGGCCGCGGGGTCACGCCCGGCGACTATGTGGCGATCGCGGTCACCGACACCGGCTGCGGCATGGCGCCCGAGGTGGTGGAGCGCGCCTTCGATCCGTTCTTCACCACCAAGCCGATGGGCCAGGGCACCGGGCTCGGCCTCTCGATGATCTACGGCTTCGCCCGGCAGTCCGAGGGCTATGCCCGGATCTACAGCGAGATCGGGCGTGGCACCACGGTCAAGCTGTTCCTGCCGCGGCGCCAGGACGCCCAGGAGCCGCCCGAGGAGTCGCCCCACGAGCCCGCCCCGCCGGCCGACGTCGACCGCGGCGTCGTCCTGGTGGTGGAGGACGAGGCGATCGTGCGCGCCCTGGTGGTCGAGCTGCTGGGCGACATGGGCTTCCGGGTCCGCGAGTTCGCCGAGGCGCAGGGGGCGCTGGATCTCCTGCAGGGCGGCGAGCGGGTCGACCTGCTGGTCACCGATATCGGCCTGCCCGGCATGAACGGCCGCCAGCTGGCCGATGCGGCGCGGATGGCGCGGCCCGAGCTGAAGATCCTGTTCATGACCGGCTATGCCGAGAACGCCATGATCTCGTCCGGCTTCCTCACCGCCGGCATGGCGATGATCACCAAGCCGTTCGCCATGGAGGTCATGGCCAACCGCGTGCGCGAGATCATGAACGGCCAGCGCTGA
- a CDS encoding cation:proton antiporter: protein MLSLFQLIAALLTVTAVFAYINHRVLRLPASIGLLVMGLGASLLLIGIDLLFPRTQLYAALAGTIRQIDFYDTVMNGMLAFLLFAGALHVDLGRLRNRALGVGLLATIGVVMSMFLVATGLWLAAGLLGLELGFAWALVFGALIAPTDPVAVLSTLKAVNVPHALETDMAGESLFNDGIGVVLFTIALQAALGSGDDSFEAAHLAELVLVEAGGGAVLGLVAGFIAYRGLRGIDDYSIEVMISVALVTGTYALATALHMSGPIAVVVAGVLIGNRGAERAMSDTTKQYVFGFWTLIDDILNAVLFLLIGLEVLVVQFTPSFGWLALLSIPLVVAARFVSVSVPILALRRWQTFTPGTIPVLTWGAVRGGISVALALSLPTEEPARALILDATYGVVLFSVVVQGLSLGAVVRRTVPTAS, encoded by the coding sequence GTGCTTTCGCTGTTCCAACTGATCGCGGCCTTGCTGACGGTGACCGCGGTGTTCGCCTACATCAACCACCGGGTGCTGCGGCTGCCGGCGAGCATCGGGCTCCTGGTGATGGGGCTGGGCGCGTCGCTGCTGCTGATCGGCATCGACCTGCTGTTCCCGCGCACCCAGCTCTACGCGGCGCTGGCCGGGACGATCCGGCAGATCGACTTCTACGACACGGTCATGAACGGGATGCTGGCCTTTCTCCTGTTCGCCGGCGCGCTGCATGTCGACCTGGGGCGGCTGCGCAACCGGGCGTTGGGCGTCGGCCTGCTCGCCACGATCGGGGTGGTGATGTCGATGTTCCTGGTGGCCACCGGGCTGTGGCTGGCGGCGGGCCTGCTCGGCCTGGAGCTGGGATTTGCCTGGGCGCTGGTGTTCGGCGCGCTGATCGCGCCGACCGACCCGGTGGCGGTGCTTTCCACGCTCAAGGCGGTCAACGTGCCCCATGCGCTGGAAACCGACATGGCCGGCGAATCCCTGTTCAACGACGGCATCGGCGTGGTCCTGTTCACCATCGCGCTGCAGGCGGCGCTTGGCAGCGGCGACGACTCGTTCGAGGCCGCCCACCTGGCCGAACTGGTGCTGGTGGAGGCCGGCGGCGGCGCGGTGCTGGGCCTGGTCGCCGGCTTCATCGCCTACCGTGGCCTGCGCGGAATCGACGACTACTCGATCGAGGTGATGATCTCGGTGGCCCTGGTCACCGGCACCTACGCGCTGGCGACCGCCCTGCACATGAGCGGCCCGATCGCGGTGGTGGTGGCGGGGGTGCTGATCGGCAACCGGGGTGCGGAGCGGGCGATGAGCGACACCACCAAGCAGTACGTGTTCGGCTTCTGGACGCTGATCGACGACATCCTGAACGCGGTCCTGTTCCTGCTGATCGGGCTGGAGGTGCTGGTGGTGCAGTTCACCCCGTCCTTCGGCTGGCTGGCGCTGCTCTCGATCCCGCTGGTGGTGGCGGCGCGCTTCGTCTCGGTGAGCGTGCCGATCCTGGCCTTGCGGCGCTGGCAGACCTTCACCCCGGGCACCATCCCGGTGCTGACCTGGGGAGCGGTGCGCGGCGGCATCTCGGTGGCGCTGGCCCTGTCGCTGCCGACCGAAGAGCCGGCCCGCGCCCTGATCCTGGACGCGACCTACGGCGTGGTCCTGTTCTCGGTGGTGGTCCAGGGGCTGAGCCTGGGCGCGGTGGTGCGGCGGACGGTGCCGACGGCCAGCTGA
- a CDS encoding cytochrome c3 family protein, with product MPQIFTATADTRLRAALLVAGLAVAGAGLFAGGYMDSSYATMVGWVQDQPVPFSHQHHVGGLGIDCRYCHTGVETSPQAGLPPTHVCMTCHSQVWTGAPVLAPVRESLASGQPIPWRRVARVPDYVYFNHAIHIDRGVPCVTCHGRVDQMPLLSRAQPFQMGWCLECHRDPAPHLRPPDQVTRMDWSDWDRHPEEHAFYGLDYVKAHGIEPARLDDCGICHR from the coding sequence ATGCCGCAGATCTTCACCGCCACGGCCGACACCCGTCTGCGTGCCGCCCTCCTGGTCGCGGGTCTCGCCGTGGCGGGAGCCGGGCTGTTCGCCGGCGGCTACATGGATTCGAGCTATGCCACCATGGTGGGCTGGGTGCAGGACCAGCCGGTCCCGTTCAGCCACCAGCATCACGTGGGGGGACTGGGCATCGACTGCCGCTATTGCCACACCGGGGTGGAGACCAGCCCGCAGGCCGGGCTGCCGCCCACCCATGTCTGCATGACCTGCCATTCCCAGGTCTGGACCGGCGCGCCGGTGCTGGCGCCGGTGCGCGAAAGCCTGGCGTCAGGCCAGCCGATCCCGTGGCGCCGGGTCGCCCGGGTTCCCGACTATGTCTACTTCAACCACGCGATCCACATCGATCGCGGCGTGCCCTGCGTCACCTGCCATGGCCGGGTCGACCAGATGCCGCTCCTGTCCCGGGCGCAGCCGTTCCAGATGGGCTGGTGCCTGGAATGTCACCGCGATCCCGCCCCGCACCTGCGTCCCCCGGACCAGGTCACCCGGATGGACTGGTCGGACTGGGACCGGCACCCGGAGGAACACGCGTTCTACGGGCTCGACTACGTCAAGGCGCACGGCATCGAGCCGGCCAGGCTCGACGATTGCGGGATCTGCCACCGGTGA